Proteins from a genomic interval of Aquipuribacter sp. SD81:
- a CDS encoding quinone-dependent dihydroorotate dehydrogenase codes for MYRLLFRVVLVRLDAERAHVLGVRLLALLGRLVQAAPGAAALARRLTGAGRAPVRVLGLDLPGPLGVAAGLDKDARAVVGLAAVGFDVVEVGTVTALPQPGNARPRLFRLPRDRAVLNRMGFNNDGAEVVAERLRRLRAGGARLPVLGVNIGKSKVVAAEDAVADYETSARLLAPHADYLVVNVSSPNTPGLRDLQAVETLRPLLLAVREAADTAAGRHVPLLVKIAPDLADDDVRAVADLALDTGLDGIIATNTTTSRTGLRTPAAEVERLGTGGVSGPPVAARSLEVLRLLRARCGDRLALVSAGGVSDAADVAERLAAGAAFVQVYTAFVYAGPGWPARVHRALGRARWGRA; via the coding sequence CTGTACCGGCTGCTCTTCCGGGTCGTGCTCGTACGGCTGGACGCCGAGCGGGCGCACGTCCTCGGCGTGCGGCTCCTCGCGCTGCTCGGCCGGCTCGTGCAGGCCGCGCCCGGGGCGGCGGCCCTCGCCCGGCGCCTCACGGGCGCCGGACGGGCACCGGTGCGGGTCCTCGGGCTCGACCTGCCGGGCCCGCTCGGGGTGGCGGCCGGGCTCGACAAGGACGCGCGGGCCGTCGTCGGTCTCGCCGCTGTCGGCTTCGACGTCGTCGAGGTCGGCACCGTCACCGCGCTGCCCCAGCCGGGCAACGCGCGCCCGCGGCTGTTCCGGCTGCCCCGCGACCGCGCGGTGCTCAACCGCATGGGGTTCAACAACGACGGGGCGGAGGTGGTCGCCGAGCGCCTGCGGCGGCTGCGCGCGGGCGGGGCCCGGCTGCCGGTGCTCGGCGTCAACATCGGGAAGTCGAAGGTCGTCGCGGCCGAGGACGCCGTCGCCGACTACGAGACGAGCGCGCGGCTGCTCGCCCCGCACGCGGACTACCTCGTCGTCAACGTGTCGAGCCCCAACACCCCCGGGCTGCGCGACCTGCAGGCCGTCGAGACGCTGCGCCCGCTCCTGCTCGCCGTCCGCGAGGCCGCCGACACCGCCGCCGGCCGGCACGTGCCGCTCCTCGTCAAGATCGCACCGGACCTCGCCGACGACGACGTCCGCGCGGTCGCCGACCTCGCGCTCGACACGGGCCTCGACGGCATCATCGCGACGAACACGACGACGTCGCGCACCGGCCTGCGCACGCCCGCGGCCGAGGTCGAGCGGCTGGGTACGGGCGGCGTCTCCGGCCCGCCGGTCGCCGCGCGGTCCCTGGAGGTCCTACGGCTGCTGCGGGCGCGCTGCGGCGACCGGCTCGCGCTCGTGTCGGCCGGCGGGGTGTCGGACGCCGCCGACGTCGCCGAGCGGCTCGCCGCGGGGGCCGCCTTCGTGCAGGTGTACACCGCGTTCGTGTACGCCGGTCCCGGCTGGCCCGCCCGCGTGCACCGGGCGCTCGGGCGTGCCCGGTGGGGACGCGCGTGA